From the genome of Streptomyces sp. V2I9:
GGCGTGCTGGACGCCGACGCGCGCCGCGCGGTCTCCCACGACGAGAGCTGAGCGGGCGGGGCGGAGCCCCTGTCGCAGAAACGTGCCGCCGGGTGGGCGGGGCCTTCGGGCCCCGCCCACCCGGCGTTCTCGTACCCCCCCGCTGCCCACCGGCTGCGGGCGGAGAAGCCCGAAGGGCCCGCGGTCGGCTGACCGCGGGCCCTTCGGGGGTGGTGCGACCGAACCGTCGCGGCCGGGGCTACGGGGCCCGGCGGAGGTTCGGCTTGAGGTCCTTGAACCGGGCCAGCAGGCCGTTCACGAAGGACGGGGAGTCATCGGTGGAGAACTCCTTGGCGAGCTGGACGGCCTCGTCGATCACCACGGCGTCCGGGGTCTCGTCCAGCCAGATCAGCTCGTACGCACCGAGTCGCAGGATGTTCCGGTCGACGACCGGCATACGGTCGATCTCCCAGTCCACGGCATAGGTGACGATGAGGTCGTCGATCCGGTCCGCGTACTGCGCGTACCCCTCGACGAGCTCCATCGTGAACTCACCGACCG
Proteins encoded in this window:
- the nusB gene encoding transcription antitermination factor NusB, with the translated sequence MAARNKARKRAFQILFEADQRGESVQSVLADWVRLSRTDDRQPPVGEFTMELVEGYAQYADRIDDLIVTYAVDWEIDRMPVVDRNILRLGAYELIWLDETPDAVVIDEAVQLAKEFSTDDSPSFVNGLLARFKDLKPNLRRAP